A single Phragmites australis chromosome 4, lpPhrAust1.1, whole genome shotgun sequence DNA region contains:
- the LOC133915947 gene encoding uncharacterized protein LOC133915947 — protein sequence MDPHRLTGPAASGADDADDWDNDGFVIPSLSVEESDLGDWEVSRASDPQPPPKPAKDTENIYLGPHGAPPSRAKKPEDTSATTGYRDKNKVKEAEQKVFGTGRNNKGGNTGDFHRYNAGHHVKDPYKRST from the exons ATGGATCCGCACCGCCTGACCGGCCCCGCCGCATCCGGCGCCGACGATGCCGACGACTGGG ATAATGATGGCTTTGTGATCCCAAGCTTGAGTGTTGAAGAATCTGATCTTGGTGACTGGGAAGTTTCACGGGCTTCTGATCCTCAACCACCTCCAAAG CCCGCCAAGGATACAGAGAACATCTATCTCGGACCACACGGTGCGCCACCATCTCGAGCAAAGAAGCCAGAGGATACTTCAGCTACAACTGGGTACCGTGATAAGAACAAAGTGAAGGAAGCTGAACAGAAGGTGTTTGGAACTGGCCGGAACAACAAAGGAGGCAACACCGGGGACTTCCATCGCTACAATGCTGGCCACCATGTCAAGGACCCCTACAAAAGATCCACTTGA